The sequence below is a genomic window from Gemmatimonadota bacterium.
CACAGGCCGAAGGCGTTGATGAACACCAGGTTGCCCGCGACGTTGACGATCAGCATGGCGGTCGCGGCCTGGACGATGACCGCGTTCCGGTTGAGGGCCCGGGCGAGGACGTCCGGGCTGTTGAAACGGAGCAGGAGGAGCAGGGCGTAGATGCCGAGGACCCGGTGGCCCTCGAAGTAGGCGTCCGGGAGAATGAGGCGGTACAGCACGTCGGAGAAGAGGAAGACGAAGATCCCCGCGGGGACGATGGCGATCATGCCGTACCTTGAGCACTTGCGCCACAGGGCCGCCATGGACGGATGATCGCCGGCTTCGGCGTATCCCACGTAGGTGGAAAAGAACACCGAACCGAACACGCTCATCAGGATGCCGGCAATAGGCAGTTCGATGGCAGAAACGCTGTAGATCGCGAAGCTGGAGGCGCCCAGGAAGGCGCTGATCATAATCTTGTCCAGGCTCCCGTTGATGAAGGGGATGAACCCCGCGACGCCCAACCCGAAGGCGTAGCGGTACTGGGCCCGGGTCTCGATGCCCCGGAGCCGGAAGGACAGCAGCTTCCTGTTGAGCAGGACGAGCCCGTAGAGCAGGGACTGGATGCCTTCCAGGACGACGATCAGCAGAATGAGCGGGTAGATGGCCGTGATCAGGCCCGAGAACAACGCGCCGGCGATGGCCAGGATGCGCAGGAGGTACTGGAATACGCGCAGGACGCTGGCGGCGGCCGTGTGGCCGCTTCCGACCAGGGCGTTGTGGGCGGTCATGTTGACGAAGAGGAACAGGGCGATCAGGAGATAGGCGCCGATCTCCCGGAGATAGGGTCCCAGTTCCGTGTGGATGAGCACATAGGGGTCGAGCACGCCTTCGAAGAGCAGGATGAGGACCAGGAAGATCAGCGCGCAGCTGGCCAGGGTGTTCCCCACGTACTTGCGGGCGTCCAGGGCGTATTTGCCCGAAATGAAGAAGAAGACGCTCTCGATCAGTCCGGTGGCGAACAGGTAGGCGAATCCGGCCGCCAGGATGCCATAGCGGTAGGGCGCCAGGTATTCCGGGTCGAAGAAATGGGCGACGACAATCGACTGGAATACCTGCAGCACGCTCGCGATGAGCAGCGCGGCATAGAGTATGACGGCGGCGCTTCGTTTTGACATGGGCCCGTCAGGCGGTGGGCCTGCACCGGCGGGTAGGCTCAGACCCCGTCC
It includes:
- a CDS encoding polysaccharide biosynthesis C-terminal domain-containing protein; this encodes MSKRSAAVILYAALLIASVLQVFQSIVVAHFFDPEYLAPYRYGILAAGFAYLFATGLIESVFFFISGKYALDARKYVGNTLASCALIFLVLILLFEGVLDPYVLIHTELGPYLREIGAYLLIALFLFVNMTAHNALVGSGHTAAASVLRVFQYLLRILAIAGALFSGLITAIYPLILLIVVLEGIQSLLYGLVLLNRKLLSFRLRGIETRAQYRYAFGLGVAGFIPFINGSLDKIMISAFLGASSFAIYSVSAIELPIAGILMSVFGSVFFSTYVGYAEAGDHPSMAALWRKCSRYGMIAIVPAGIFVFLFSDVLYRLILPDAYFEGHRVLGIYALLLLLRFNSPDVLARALNRNAVIVQAATAMLIVNVAGNLVFINAFGLWGAALATLCGTAAGWIYYLARYARLLKQPVSALLPWKPYVSLVVISAGFFGAARWTYDRVEVSAVPVILGAALAILGAAAYFWYAFSLLEKPEKAYVWGLARKMGVPLRTTN